In one window of Arctopsyche grandis isolate Sample6627 chromosome 6, ASM5162203v2, whole genome shotgun sequence DNA:
- the LOC143913057 gene encoding uncharacterized protein LOC143913057 yields the protein MYGIISLCIVLLIGATSALECPANSIGRIADPSECSRYILCDGGSLQTMYCNGGQEFNRQLQVCQTPIVPGCLNLFLSSLVEGSPRVPFCPLDQNTTIYLPHETLCTKFYSCYMGVLTAFDCAGGTEFDPEKGNCDWISEDGCTLRTTPKAPTTDGVTDSTLIEEETTEVPSTPEEASTEVLSTTEDTPTEEAPTEEAITEETTIETSTSEASTAEVIETTTMEYTTESQSTTTKRPICSGITVGLEPHESDCTKYYFCLSGTPQMFQCPDGQEFDINAQGCIDITGNGCIEIHPTTEAPTTEEPETTTMEYTTEPQSTTTKKPICSGITVGLEAHETDCNKFYFCINSIPQMYECPEGQEFNMEARGCIDITGSGCTTTIAPTTEEPTTEALTTEEPTTEALTTEVPTVVPETTTGPAPCSGAGLFEPHPTDCTKYYFCFNGAPQVLECPDGKEFDANALICVDITSDGCSSNNEAWFGFLGYI from the exons ATGTACG GAATCATTTCACTTTGTATTGTATTACTAATTGGGGCAACATCGGCATTAGAATGCCCTGCGAATTCCATTGGAAGGATAGCCGATCCTTCCGAGTGTTCTAGATATATTCTTTGCGATGGCGGATCTCTACAAACGATGTATTGTAATGGAGGTCAAGAATTCAATCGACAATTACAA GTTTGCCAAACGCCGATTGTTCCAGGATGCTTGAACTTGTTCTTAAGCTCATTGGTTGAAGGGAGCCCTAGAGTTCCATTTTGTCCTCTTGACCAAAATACCACGATTTATTTACCGCATGAAACTCTCTGCACCAAATTTTATTCCTGCTATATGGGTGTATTGACTGCTTTTGACTGTGCTGGCGGAACTGAATTTGATCCAGAAAAGGGA AACTGCGATTGGATTTCTGAGGACGGATGTACGCTCCGTACAACACCCAAAGCTCCTACGACTGATGGTGTAACTGATTCTACTTTAATAGAAGAAGAAACAACTGAAGTGCCTTCAACTCCAGAAGAAGCTTCAACTGAAGTACTTTCAACAACAGAAGACACTCCAACTGAAGAAGCTCCTACTGAAGAAGCTATAACTGAAGAAACTACAATTGAAACATCTACATCAGAAGCTTCTACAGCTGAAGTAATTGAAACTACTACAATGGAGTACACAACCGAGTCACAAAGTACCACGACTAAAAGACCAATCTGTTCAGGAATAACGGTTGGTCTCGAGCCACACGAAAGCGATTGCACCAAGTACTACTTTTGCTTAAGTGGTACTCCGCAAATGTTTCAATGTCCCGATGGACAGGAGTTTGATATAAACGCTCAA GGGTGCATTGATATTACGGGTAACGGATGCATTGAAATACATCCTACAACTGAAGCACCTACAACCGAAGAACCAGAAACTACCACAATGGAGTACACAACAGAGCCACAAAGCACCACCACTAAAAAACCAATCTGTTCAGGAATAACGGTTGGTCTTGAAGCACACGAGACCGATTGCAACAAGTTCTACTTTTGCATAAACAGCATCCCGCAAATGTACGAATGCCCCGAGGGGCAAGAATTCAATATGGAAGCCAGA ggGTGTATTGATATTACGGGAAGCGGGTGTACTACAACGATAGCTCCTACAACTGAAGAACCTACAACTGAAGCACTTACAACTGAAGAACCTACAACTGAAGCACTTACAACTGAAGTTCCGACAGTAGTCCCTGAAACCACAACTGGACCAGCGCCATGTTCAGGAGCTGGACTATTTGAACCGCATCCGACCGATTGCACCAAATATTACTTTTGCTTTAATGGTGCTCCACAAGTGTTGGAGTGTCCAGATGGAAAAGAGTTCGA